A window of the Isosphaera pallida ATCC 43644 genome harbors these coding sequences:
- a CDS encoding twin-arginine translocation signal domain-containing protein translates to MVTSSPFPFSSPEDRPNRRGFLKAAAAVATAGLGLAGPTSARGIGPFVHTDDKAGTRPPILGEGAHRFEVTHGWGHLPDSIRWGETHGVTIDPEGFIYITHRSTEAAPMDAIVVFDPQGRFVRSFGREFHGGGHGIDLRIESGQSFLYLCDMTRGQVVKSDLKGEVVWRKAAPPECPMYDRPEAKFVPTNVAFDPDGGFLVADGYGSNLIHRYDAQGCHRGWFGGTGTEPGRFRTPHGLWVDQRPGRVAVGGEDGPVLVVADRANARLQWFTLEGKWLAVGNNLVSFPAHFDIDPLNDLMVIPDLHARVTLMDRSNQVVTHLGDDPEWTKTVLDGFRVRRQPETWRPGRFVHPHDACFDHDGNLVVVEWVATGRVNFLRKLA, encoded by the coding sequence ATGGTCACGTCGTCGCCGTTCCCCTTCTCGTCGCCCGAGGATCGTCCGAATCGTCGCGGTTTCCTCAAGGCGGCCGCCGCTGTGGCCACGGCGGGGTTGGGCCTGGCGGGTCCGACGAGTGCGCGGGGGATCGGTCCGTTCGTTCACACTGACGACAAAGCGGGAACCCGGCCGCCGATCCTGGGCGAAGGAGCTCATCGGTTTGAGGTGACTCACGGCTGGGGTCACCTGCCCGACTCGATCCGTTGGGGCGAAACCCACGGCGTGACCATCGATCCCGAGGGGTTCATCTACATCACGCATCGCTCCACCGAAGCCGCGCCGATGGACGCCATCGTGGTCTTCGATCCCCAGGGACGGTTCGTCCGCTCGTTCGGTCGGGAATTTCACGGCGGGGGGCATGGGATCGACCTGCGGATTGAGTCGGGCCAGTCGTTCTTGTATCTCTGCGACATGACGCGGGGTCAAGTAGTGAAGTCCGACCTGAAGGGGGAGGTGGTCTGGCGCAAGGCGGCTCCGCCCGAGTGTCCGATGTACGATCGTCCCGAGGCCAAGTTCGTGCCGACCAACGTGGCGTTCGACCCGGACGGGGGCTTCCTGGTGGCCGACGGCTACGGGTCGAACCTGATCCACCGCTACGACGCGCAGGGATGCCATCGGGGTTGGTTCGGCGGCACGGGAACCGAACCGGGCCGGTTTCGGACCCCCCACGGACTTTGGGTCGATCAACGCCCCGGACGGGTGGCGGTCGGCGGTGAAGACGGTCCGGTGCTGGTGGTGGCCGATCGCGCCAACGCCCGTCTTCAGTGGTTTACCCTGGAGGGTAAGTGGTTGGCGGTCGGGAACAACCTAGTGAGCTTTCCCGCCCACTTTGACATCGACCCCCTAAACGACCTCATGGTGATCCCCGACCTTCACGCCCGAGTCACTCTGATGGATCGTTCTAACCAGGTGGTGACCCACCTGGGCGACGACCCGGAATGGACCAAGACGGTGCTGGACGGCTTCCGGGTGCGTCGCCAGCCAGAAACCTGGAGGCCAGGAC